In Streptomyces ambofaciens ATCC 23877, a single genomic region encodes these proteins:
- a CDS encoding response regulator: protein MASVLVVEDDQFVRSALIRHLTDAAHTVRSVGTALEALREVAHFRFDVVILDLGLPDLDGSEALKMLRGITDVPVIVATARDDEAEVVRLLNAGADDYLTKPFSVEHLSARMAAVLRRARSGPAEAAPSTVIRVGGLTVDPLRRQAELDGARLDLTRREFDLLAFLAGRPGVVVPRRELLAEVWQQSYGDDQTIDVHLSWLRRKLGETAARPRYLHTLRGVGVKLEPPADQPPVSPAQAPTGPPAVLPTARPAQAPPERPAGPAAGPSAGSPGAEPPR, encoded by the coding sequence ATGGCAAGTGTGCTCGTGGTCGAGGACGACCAGTTCGTACGCTCGGCGCTCATCCGGCACCTGACCGACGCCGCGCACACCGTGCGCAGCGTCGGTACGGCACTGGAGGCGCTGCGCGAGGTCGCCCATTTCCGCTTCGACGTGGTGATCCTGGACCTCGGACTGCCCGACCTGGACGGCTCCGAGGCGCTGAAGATGCTGCGCGGCATCACCGACGTGCCGGTGATCGTCGCCACCGCCCGGGACGACGAGGCGGAGGTCGTACGGCTGTTGAACGCGGGCGCGGACGACTACCTCACCAAGCCGTTCTCCGTCGAGCACCTGTCGGCCCGGATGGCGGCCGTCCTGCGCCGGGCCAGGTCCGGCCCGGCCGAGGCGGCGCCGTCGACCGTCATCCGGGTCGGCGGCCTCACCGTCGACCCGCTGCGCCGCCAGGCCGAACTGGACGGTGCCCGGCTCGACCTGACCCGCCGTGAGTTCGACCTGCTCGCCTTCCTCGCCGGACGCCCTGGCGTCGTCGTCCCCCGCAGGGAGCTGCTCGCCGAGGTCTGGCAGCAGTCCTACGGCGACGACCAGACCATCGACGTCCATCTGTCCTGGTTGCGGCGCAAACTCGGCGAGACCGCGGCCCGGCCCCGCTACCTGCACACCCTGCGCGGTGTCGGCGTGAAACTGGAACCGCCCGCGGACCAGCCCCCCGTGTCGCCCGCGCAAGCGCCCACCGGGCCCCCCGCGGTCCTGCCCACCGCACGGCCCGCGCAAGCGCCGCCCGAGCGCCCCGCGGGCCCGGCCGCCGGGCCGTCCGCCGGGTCCCCCGGGGCGGAGCCGCCACGATGA